From the genome of Lepus europaeus isolate LE1 chromosome 23, mLepTim1.pri, whole genome shotgun sequence:
AGTTTGCTTTCTTGTAGGTGTGAATGACTGACGAACTAGACCAAGTACCTCTTAAGAGATCAGCAAATTCTTCAATACAGTGAGGGAAAGGTAATACTCAGATGCTAGAACTAGTCAGGAGTCATACAACCCTACCTGATGTCATGAAAGGGAAATGTGCTCCTGCTTTCAAAGGCTGTGTTTACCGCTCACAGCTCAGGACTGCAGCCATTTCCTAAAAGTTTTCTAAGCAGATTTCAGAGCAgcatggagagaaaaaaagataacgTATGACATCCTGAAGGAGGGAATAGAGTTCTAGGGTTAAAAATTACAAGGGGACACAAGATAGGCAGTATCACTCTTAAGTACATTGCAATCTGCTGTGATTGCTGACATTCACATCTTAAAAAGATGCCAGGCTGCTTAATACGTTTTACTCCACGAGGCCCTAAACTCCCTTGCGATGGCCAGAAGGCCCCAGGTCTTTAGTAGTGTGTTAATATTTCAAAGACACACAAACCTCTGAGTGTAACATTTCATCACGTGTAAACCCTAGACAGAAATATTCTATACTTTTCAATACAATCCCCAAGACTCTAGAAGTCATgaggcttttgtttttcttaataaaattctgAAATCATAACAAACTCTGGCCTTTTTAAGATCTAAGACTGGGAAAAGTTACTCAGAACTGGCTCCTGGAATACCCTTCCAACAAGTCTCATACCAAGGTCCATTTCAAAAGGAAGCATCTTTGGAACTCCTGCTCACAAGGTTTTGTCATCAGCTTCCCTTTTCACCACTTTATGAGAAAACCTCTTTATAAGAAGCATGTTCTTTAAAGGCCGCACAACAGTGCGATTTCATTTGCAGGATACCTGCCTCCCTGGATAGAGCTTCACATTGTCACTATGCACAAGCTAACACAGAGCCCTAGAATCCCATGCACTGAGTGTAACACGCAACACTTCCTGGAGGCCAGTTTCTGTGCTAAGTATTTTACATGCACCATCTTATTCAATTTGAAAGGAAATTACCTGAAACAAGAACTCGGAAATCAGATCTTCTTGTAGGCGGCCCGTTCCTCCCACCACGGGGCCACCCGCCCCGACCTCCGTAAGTCCTGGGGAACTCCACACGAAGCCGACATTGGCCATAATCATAACCATTCCTGCCATAAATTGCATCCTCAGCATCTCTGCAAAGAAAAGTTTAGAGTTAGTGCTGCCCAGGAGGCTAAGTGACTTCCCAGTGAAGGACATAACAGGGAAAGCCagaatgagaagaaaaacaaacaaaatgggaTCTTGGTGTACTTTTGCTTTGGTTTGAAGATCTTTCATGATACTGAAATTAAATGTCACAGTTGAAACATACAGGGTTTTCTAGGTATGAAATGATAAccaatgggggccagtgctgtggaacagtgagttaagccactatctgaaatgccagtatcccatatgggcactggtttgagtcctggcagctccacttccaatccagctccctgctaatatgcctgggaaggcagtggaacacgGCTTAAGTGCTCGGGCTCCTACAACCACGCAggaaaacttggaagaagctctgggcttcctggcttcagcctggcccagccctgtgtggtgaggccatttgggaagtaaaccagtagatgaaagatctaactctgccattcaaataaataaatctttataaagaaaaacaacaaatgaagAAACAGTACTTATAAAAGGGCTAAACCAGAAAACTGTTGACATGATTGTGCTAATAAGCCAGAGTTTATCTAACTTTAAGAGCAATTTCTCAGAACACATACCGTACTTTAACCCCTTAATGTTCTTTTACAGGCCTAGCATCTTAACTCCTATAGAAAGAAAAACCCATTTAAAAAGTGAGCTCAAAACAAATGCAAATGAGTGTAtggaactcactctctctctcttttttaaaagatgtatttatttataaaagccacagagagaggtagagccagagatagacagagggatatcttccacccactggttcattccacaaatgactgcaacggccagaactgagctgagccaggagcttctttccaggtctcccacgtgggtggaggggcccaaggacttgggccatcttccactgctttcccaggccatagcagagagctggatgggaagtggagcagccagaactcgaaccggcgcctatatcgatgccgacactgcagaccagggctttaacccgctgtaccacagcattggccccctggAACTCTCTTAAGTGTACCTTTTCAGCAAGGTTTGAAGAATTGAGTTGTCAAAAACCAGTCTCTGTGTACAATTTTGCTGAAAGAGATTAACATTCGATAGTTACTTTAAGTGTTTCCTAGGGCTCTAGGACAGTTAGGAATGCCAAGTTCATTATCCAAAATGGCTTTGAAGATTGGGTGGACGAGTGGAGCTGAATGTGCTAATGAGGGCATTGTTCAGTGCTATAGGTACAAAACTGCTTATGAGGTTCCAGGACCATGGCAACAAGGACATCTAGTGTAACCCTgactcttttttgaaaaatttttatgtatttgagaggcagtgtaaaagagagagagtgagtgagagagagagagagagaaggagacacagaggtctttcatctgctggttcactccccaaatagccgcagttGCCTGAACTGGgtcagccaaagctaggagccaggagcttcttccaggtctcccacatgggtactagggcccaggcacctgggccaccttccactgctttctcaggccataagtagagagctggatcggaagatgagcagccaggattcgaattggcacccatatgggatgccagcattgcagaaggaggcttaacttactatgccccAGCAAAGGCCCCAACCCTGACTCTTATAACAAAGTATGGAGGAAGGATACAGCAGCGAGGGCTTAAGAGTagacttgatttttgttttaaagattcaattatttatttgacagaagaaagggagacacagagaaagagatctgtcatttgctcgttcactcctcgaatgcccTCCACAGTCAAAGCCGGGTCAGAACAAagacaagaaccaagaacgcCATCCTGGTCTTATATGAAGGTGGCAAGgccccaatcacttgggtcatctgctgtcaTTGTAggtacattcgcagggagctggctaTTAAACAGAGCACGAGcttggtattgtggcacagcaagttaagctgccgcctgcgcaGGCATCACAAAACAGAAAGCCAGttagagtctgggctgctccacttcaaatctagttccctgctaacgaccctgggaaagcagcagaagatggcccaattgcctgGGTCctagccacccacgtgggagacctggatggagttctcagctcctggtttgggccggACTCAGTCCTggatattgtagccatttggggagtgaaccagcagatgtacaatctctttcattccttttctcattatccccctgccttccaaataaatcttaaaaaaaaaaaagcacagctgcgacttgaactggcactccaatgtaggatgcaaGAGTCCCAAGCTGGGGTGGACACTGTGGTGTACTAGGTttagcatctgcctgtggtgccagtataccatatgggcactggtttgaggctgggtcctccacttccaatgaaggggcccctgcacctgcatgggagacccagaggaagctcctggcttcggactggcccagctcggccattatggccatttggggagtgaaccagcagatggaagacctctctctctgcctgtccgtctctctgtaactctgccttataaattaaaaagaaaagagtcccaagcagcagcaaCTGCAACACAACCTCAACCCCTTAAGAGTAGACTGAATATTCTTCTACTTCCTAGTAGTTGTGTTTAATCAAGTTTTTATGTGTAATCTAAGTAAAATGCCTATCCCACAGGGTTActgcaaaatttatttatttatttatttgacaggcagagaggacagtgagagagagagagaaaggtcttccttttgccgttcgttcaccctccaatggccgccgcggttggcgcgctgcagccggcgcaccgcgctgatccgatggcaggagccaggggcttatcctggtctcccatggggtgcagggcccaagcccttgggccatcctccactgcactccctggccacagcagagagctggcctggaagaggggcaaccgggacagaatccaatgccccgaccgggactagaacccggtgtgccagcgccgtaaggcggaggattagcctagtgagccgcggcgccggctactgTAAAATTTAAACAAGATACTTCGTGTACAGTGCTTTGCTTGAAACTTGGCATCTGGAGATattaaaaaaagcttttcttttaTGAAAGGAATGAGGGGAAAAATGACAATGTAGCATACCACACAGTAAGTTTGTATTCCAAGGGCAGAACAGGGAGTTCAGGTCCAATCTTGATCCCATTGCTAGTCCCTTTTATTAACAATTAAATCCTTAATTTCTTCTTCTGGTAAAATGTGGTTTATTGTATGTAACTCATAGATTACTGAAAACGCTAAAGATCACACTGCATGGTACTTGACAGATAGGGACTGTTCAAGAAAACACGTGAGCACCAAGAGGGGCAGCCTTTTCCTGTTTAGACACCAGCTCCAGGAATGAGGCCCGCCAGAGTCTGAGGGTGCCTCCCGCCTCCCCATCTGTCCCCGCCCGATCAATTCCTCCACCCGGGGCAAGCGGGGCACCCTGCAGCCATTCCGGGTCGTGAGGCAGCCGAGGGAATGTTGGTTCCTCGAGAGGAGGCTGGGAGAACGGAGAGCGGGTTCCTACTTAACCCCGGGCGCAGCGCCCAGAACCACCACCCGCAGTTCTGCAAGCTCCCTTTCCACAAAGGTTTGCACGGTCAGAGAGACCCTCCCTGGACAGTTTAAAGACCCAAAGCTCCCCAGTCCCTGGGGGCTTCAAGACCCagcagcgccccccacccccagcaggggaGCGGAACGAAGGCGGAGATCCCCTCCGGCGGCTGGGGAAGTTTAGCCCCGGGGCCGGGCTGCAGGTCCGTCCagcagagacacccccccccccgcgacCTCCAGAGGCACCCACATCCCCCCGGGCAGAGCCGCCGGCGAGACTCGGGCTGCAcgcgcgccccccacccccaccccgggccggtGCAGGGGCGCGAGCTTCCCCAGCCCGGGGGCTGCTTCCTCCTCCGGGCGCCTCCCCGGGCGCGGGGCGCCGAGCGCGCATTGGTCCCACCCTCCGAGGCCGCGCCGGGCGCGCTCGGGCCCTCCGAGGGCCCAGATTGTgtgtttttaagtaaaataataataaaggaagtGACGACGGAGCCAAGGACGGGCCGAAGCccgcggggagagggagaggacgccgccgcctcctcctccacccgGGGGCGCCATGAGGGGGGTCTgtgctgagggggaggggaggctccggagggggaggggagacgaGGGCAGGCGGCGGGTCTCACCGGGGGTCCTCGAAGCGCACGAAGGCGAAAGGCACGAGGCCGTGCCGGTTTTTGAGCTCGATCTCGCGGATGCGGCCGTACTTGTAAAACAAGTCCTCCAAGTCTTTCTCGCGCACGTCAGTCGGCAGGTTCCCCACGTAGATGCGCCCGTCGCCCTCGCCGCCGCGCTCGTCCACCCAGCCCGACATCCGCACCGCCCGACGCCGCGGGCCCGCCGCAGCCcacgtcgccgccgccgccgcctcagccCGGGTCCCCCCGCAGCGTCCCCGCGGGCTCTGAGGCGCTCAGCCGCACTGCATCATGGGAACGCGGAGCGGAAGCGACAGAGTCGACCGAGGCAAAAGGAATTCTCTTAAAGGGGACGCGGCGGAGACGAGTGCGCGTGCGCGCGGGCCGGCGCCCCCTGTAGGTGCCGACCGGCCCGGGGCGCCCCGTACCCTGCTCCGTCGCCTGCTGCGTGGGCCTGGGCAAGCGACTTGGGCTGCCTGAGCCTGGGTTTCTCCCTCTAGCGCCGCCTACCTCACAGGCTTTTGTGAGCGCTCACTGAGCTGAGGGGGCGCGCACAGGGCCGGCCGGCGGCTGTCACTCTGCGTGCGGGGCGCCGGAGGGAAGGAGGCCGGGGCGGCGGGCTGACCCCTCAGCTGTCCTCACAGCGGCCCTCAGCCTCAGGTCAGTAGCCCTCCGAGCCCCGCGGTCCCCATTGAGCTTTTGGACTCGCGGGTTTACCGGAGATGAGGAAGTGATGGGCGCATACTTATTCTGTCAGGACCGTCTCCGGAGAGCGCCTTGTAATCCTGACACAGGATGGAAGGACCCCGGTGTGACAGGGGGAGAGAACAGAGGCCCCAGAGGGGTCAGCACTGGAACCCACAGCCCCGCCGTCCGGTCTGAGTACTTAAGATGGGCTCCCGCCTTGACTTTTCCACATGCAGAGGATTAAACCCGGGCACGTGTGGTAAACGGGACTGGCATCAGAAGAGAATCTAGGACATTTGTCATAGCGGAAAGGAACGCtctggggcgggcatttggcgcagtggttaagcgGCTACGGGGGCGTCcgcatcccgtatcggagtgcctgggttcgagtccgggctgctctcCTCATTCCCGCTTCTTGGtcatgcacaccctaggaggcaacaggtgatggtccaagtacttgggccccagccgtTCACGTAGGagtgactgagttccaggctcctggcttctgtgtctACTCCCCAGCGAACCAGTCTGTAGGAGatacgtctctctctgtctctctcatcatGTTTAATGATGGTTTTTAGAGAAGAGTGTTGAACCTAGCAGTTAGGGTGCTGTTTGCAGAGTGCTTTTGTTCAgatacctggctctgctcccaactccagcctcctgctaatgcagactgggaggcagcagcgatggcttcagtacttgggcttctgccacccgcataggagaccttgaCTGTGTACCCGCCCCTGGCTTCCGGCTCcagcttgccccagccctggcccttgcaggcatttgcagcgtaaaccagtgggtgggagctctctctgtgtctctttgtctctctgccgctcaaataattattaaatggTATTTAAATGGCAACTTTCACTTTAGATGTCATGCGTTTCTGTAGAGTTGATTGTTGCAGCAGCAATGCTTCATTTTCATAttctcagaagaaaaataaatttttatacaaGGGCAGGGGTCtccaagtttgagtcccagctgtgcttccaattccagctccctgctaatgtgcatcttgggaggcagcaggtgatggctcaagtactggggtcgctgctacccatgtggaagacctggattgagttctgggctcctggcttcagcctgaccagccccacccattgcagacatttggtaatgaaccaatggatggaagatcactctttgTCTGACagactctctttgtctctctgcctttaaaaaaaaaaaaaaaaaaagataaaaaatttaaatgttttaaaaatgtatacaataTCACAGTCCTATACAAGAGGATATATTTGCAGATgcatacatttgtgtgtgtgtgtgtgtgtattcattatttgaaacaaaaaagCATAGAAGAAAATAACCTTCAAATGTTGTGGAGATATCTCTTAATGGTAttgatttctatattttaattattttatttctcttttttgtgcTTATCAAATTGTCATGTACTCCTTTTATAACtggaataaaacaaataaatgatttctaAAGTAAACCAGAACCACCATTTTCTGGATTGTGTAATGCCTGTAGCTATTCTCTCCTAGGCTTCAGAAGGCAAGCAGGAAAGAGCCCTGGCTAAGTATGACCTTGAATCTAAGAACGCAGCCTTATAGGAACTTACTTATCCCAGAGGCATCCTGCAGTCCAGATGCCCCCTCATTTCGGGGGATGTGTTTAGGTGTGTTAATGCCATTGTCTGAGTCCTGCCATTCTTATGCAATTGTTGCttacaaagataaaaagaaaaaagtgctgCCAGAGACACCTGGGCAGTGTCCTAGGGAGAGAGGAGTCAGCTAAGTGACCAATAGGACTCTGTTAGGTGGAAGACTCCGTGCTGATTGTAGTGATTCATCTTGTAGTGTGCAAGGTCCTGCGGCATGCTATCTTCAAAGGGGTTCAGTTCCCAAGCCTAGAAAATGTGGCACCTAGATGTGGGAACATGGCAAACACAGGCTTACTGGATTAGGACAAGCACAGCTAAACTGTTGGGGGCTTTTAGGATCCTCCAC
Proteins encoded in this window:
- the SRSF9 gene encoding serine/arginine-rich splicing factor 9, encoding MSGWVDERGGEGDGRIYVGNLPTDVREKDLEDLFYKYGRIREIELKNRHGLVPFAFVRFEDPRDAEDAIYGRNGYDYGQCRLRVEFPRTYGGRGGWPRGGRNGPPTRRSDFRVLVSGLPPSGSWQDLKDHMREAGDVCYADVQKDGMGMVEYLRKEDMEYALRKLDDTKFRSHEGETSYIRVYPERSTSYGYSRSRSGSRGRDSPYQSRGSPHYFSPFRPY